One window from the genome of Variovorax sp. PAMC26660 encodes:
- the lptM gene encoding LPS translocon maturation chaperone LptM, protein MLNLRQILVSARARTALMVCLVAGAAGLAACGQKGALYQPNDPAAAQRATLPQLLVPGGLLNSTPSTEAAPAPAAASSAPAAATTGNGARK, encoded by the coding sequence ATGTTGAATCTCCGCCAAATTCTAGTGAGCGCTCGCGCCCGCACTGCGCTCATGGTCTGCCTCGTCGCGGGGGCAGCCGGTTTGGCTGCCTGCGGCCAGAAGGGCGCCCTGTATCAACCGAACGATCCGGCTGCCGCCCAACGAGCCACGCTGCCGCAGCTTTTGGTGCCGGGCGGCTTGTTGAACTCAACCCCCTCGACCGAGGCGGCTCCAGCACCGGCCGCAGCCAGCAGCGCCCCCGCTGCAGCCACCACCGGCAACGGAGCGCGCAAGTGA
- the cyaY gene encoding iron donor protein CyaY, producing MTDTEYMDRAEAALAAIEQACDSINDVTEADLDNQRVGGMITISFLNGSQLIVNLQKPLQEIWLAARSGGYHYKHDGQAWVDTKTGEEFFGNLSREATLQAGQPLVFAAA from the coding sequence ATGACCGACACCGAGTACATGGACCGCGCAGAAGCCGCACTTGCTGCCATCGAGCAGGCTTGCGACAGCATCAACGACGTGACCGAGGCCGATCTCGACAACCAGAGGGTGGGCGGGATGATCACGATTTCATTCCTGAATGGCAGTCAGTTGATCGTGAACCTGCAGAAACCCCTGCAGGAAATCTGGCTTGCCGCGCGTTCCGGTGGCTACCACTACAAGCACGACGGCCAGGCCTGGGTCGACACCAAGACGGGGGAAGAGTTCTTCGGCAACCTGTCGCGCGAGGCGACCCTTCAGGCAGGGCAGCCGCTGGTGTTCGCGGCTGCCTGA